Proteins from one Anopheles nili chromosome 2, idAnoNiliSN_F5_01, whole genome shotgun sequence genomic window:
- the LOC128731062 gene encoding tubulin polyglutamylase TTLL5 produces MLSIASGINNKFIVCGRKLNGYSSLDLFVMPITDKPRLNHSQNAKKITPTTPNPWVTGGPPGGKDAVLVFRTYALSPAASESGGDLSPGGSPSVTPSSDVASSTNLAGEVSSAGPTVSPRLAELKHTAHKSSPTAPNSTLPKNFNVQRKTRGMAPSRSGTITSSNEDDDDEDEDDEAEGADEDEDNEEDEHDRVDQVERRDQEQDVDDEDDDDDDDGEEGEGNDEDEEYETDAGATSQEELSPAKGKSSSGSAARSVTIGEEPRINKPKKRQLESSSSSSSLSNASMSSVKGGSGDEIDTEMSTSKSEPSLAMAAMAVDKKLAAHRKCTEENKENQQNAPAKTEMPASQLNICYKFINTETRLLRKILNAHGMGESGPECNDFNLLWTGIHLKPDILRNLAPYQRVNHFPRSYELTRKDRLYKNIERMQHLRGYKHFDIVPQSFLLPQDYKELIAAHNKCRGPWIVKPVASSRGRGIFIVNSPDQISSFEQVVVAKYISDPLCIDGHKCDIRIYVAVTSFDPLIIYIYEEGLVRLATVKYDRTAENLWNPCMHLCNYSINKYHTDYIKSSNAGEEDVGHKWTLSALLRHLRSQGCNTEQLMLAIEDLITKAIFSCTQPVVSACRMFVPHIGNCFELYGFDILIDDMLKPWLLEVNLSPSLGCDTPLDTKVKASMLTDLLTMVGIPAISPLQKACYDSKGQKIRNLTTPYRRVNSADFVHTGGRKDGSGGSGGGNQQQQGKGDGGGGSKLQTTLSALTAEELKILRFARSQYERRGGFVRIFPTSDSMTRYGSLLDPITGIPTSAVTSSSSGTYLMIIPHNYNQMLHSQLFPPGSETENRIVHRIQKYERALESSLPITIGPKHAAPKCLDEAKRLRLQVRKLIENGHEMSILQARRAFGYYLEYILKRLSSEPKHSHEELIMKFLYRVGAHMKTPFFFRNFGNKALGKDRGAMVAKQLGDYLHLYNKETESYVDVFDIVGMLPIKLFDDFLVQASEADLESVLTLHTNLSQQMPFLYSGCSTSVPPAPPIPVGAHGFLKALPSMAPGGANKELIRLDPFYRRVESRLPLGARVSGLAEARGIGGVGESKASARLSPMKKKPPIGSMVKSSREREQRSNWLY; encoded by the exons TATTCGTTATGCCTATAACCGACAAGCCGCGATTAAATCACTCACAAAA tgccaaaaaaatcacacctaCCACGCCCAATCCGTGGGTCACGGGCGGTCCACCGGGTGGCAAAGACGCCGTCCTAGTGTTCCGCACCTACGCCCTATCGCCAGCGGCCTCTGAGAGTGGTGGCGATCTCTCGCCGGGTGGAAGCCCTTCCGTAACGCCATCATCGGATGTTGCATCCAGTACAAACCTAGCCGGCGAGGTGTCTTCCGCCGGTCCGACGGTGTCCCCGAGGCTGGCCGAGCTGAAGCATACAGCCCACAAATCATCCCCCACTGCCCCCAATTCTACACTGCCGAAGAATTTCAACGTTCAGCGGAAGACGCGCGGAATGGCACCGAGCAGAAGTggcaccatcaccagcagcaacgaggatgacgacgacgaggatgaagatgatgaagctGAGGGTGCCGACGAAGATGAGGACAACGAGGAAGATGAGCACGATCGTGTTGATCAAGTGGAACGCCGCGATCAGGAGCAGGATGTtgatgacgaggacgatgacgacgacgacgacggtgaagaAGGCGAAGGAAACGACGAAGACGAGGAGTATGAAACGGACGCAGGAGCAACCTCGCAGGAGGAGCTAAGTCCTGCGAAGGGAAAAAGCTCGAGTGGTTCCGCGGCGCGATCGGTTACCATCGGTGAAGAACCGCGCATCAACAAGCCCAAGAAACGGCAGCTCGAATCGTCGTCCTCTTCCAGCTCGCTCAGTAACGCGTCGATGTCGAGCGTCAAGGGCGGGTCGGGTGATGAAATCGACACGGAAATGTCGACGTCCAAGTCGGAACCCTCGCTGGCCATGGCGGCGATGGCCGTGGACAAGAAGCTGGCCGCCCATCGGAAATGCACGGAAGAGAACAAGGAGAACCAGCAGAACGCACCGGCAAAGACGGAAATGCCGGCATCGCAGCTGAACATTTGCTACAAGTTCATCAACACCGAGACGCGGCTGCTGCGGAAGATACTGAACGCGCACGGTATGGGCGAGAGCGGCCCGGAGTGCAACGATTTCAATCTGCTCTGGACCGGCATTCACCTGAAGCCGGACATTTTGCGTAATTTGGCCCCGTACCAGCGAGTGAATCATTTCCCTAG ATCCTACGAGTTGACGCGCAAAGATCGGCTTTACAAAAACATCGAGCGCATGCAGCATCTCCGGGGTTATAAGCATTTCGACATCGTACCACAATCGTTCCTACTGCCACAGGATTACAAGGAACTGATAGCGGCGCACAACAAGTGCCGTGGTCCGTGGATCGTGAAGCCGGTTGCCTCCAGCCGCGGCCGTGGAATATTTATCGTGAACTCG CCGGATCAGATTTCTTCGTTCGAGCAGGTCGTGGTGGCAAAGTACATCTCCGACCCGCTGTGCATCGACGGACACAAGTGTGACATTCGCATTTACGTCGCGGTCACATCGTTCGATCCGCTCATCATCTACATCTACGAGGAGGGTCTGGTCCGGCTGGCAACGGTCAAGTACGATCGGACGGCCGAAAATCTGTGGAACCCGTGCATGCACCTGTGCAACTACAGCATCAACAAGTACCACACCGATTACATCAAGTCGAGCAACGCGGGCGAAGAGGACGTCGGGCACAAGTGGACGCTGAGTGCGCTGCTGAGGCACCTCCGCAGCCAGGGTTGCAACACCGAGCAGCTGATGCTCGCGATCGAGGACCTGATCACTAAGGCGATCTTTTCCTGCACGCAACCGGTCGTGTCGGCGTGCCGCATGTTCGTGCCACACATTGGCAACTGCTTCGAGCTGTACGGCTTCGACATTCTGATCGACGATATGCTGAAACCGTGGCTGCTGGAGGTGAACCTCTCGCCGTCACTCGGTTGCGATACGCCGCTCGACACCAAGGTGAAGGCTTCGATGCTGACCGATCTGCTCACGATGGTGGGCATTCCGGCCATCAGTCCGCTGCAGAAGGCGTGCTACGACAGCAAGGGGCAAAAAATTCGCAACCTTACCACGCCCTATCGGCGCGTCAACTCGGCTGACTTCGTGCACACTGGCGGCCGGAAGGACGGTTCGGGCGGCAGTGGCGGTGGcaatcagcaacagcaaggaAAAGGCGATGGCGGCGGTGGCAGTAAGCTGCAGACAACGCTAAGTGCGCTGACGGCGGAAGAGTTGAAGATACTGCGGTTCGCTCGCTCTCAGTACGAACGGCGAGGTGGATTTGTCCGGATCTTTCCTACGAGTGACAGTATGACACGGTACGGATCACTGTTGGATCCGATCACTGGGATCCCAACGTCGGCCGTGACATCGTCTAGCAGTGGCACCTACCTGATGATCATACCGCACAACTACAACCAGATGTTGCACTCCCAGCTGTTTCCGCCCGGAAGTGAGACGGAGAACCGCATCGTGCACCGTATCCAGAAGTACGAGCGTGCCCTCGAAAGCTCGCTTCCGATCACGATCGGTCCGAAGCATGCGGCACCCAAGTGTCTGGACGAGGCGAAACGGCTGCGGTTGCAAGTGCGTAAGCTGATCGAGAATGGGCACGAGATGAGCATCTTGCAGGCCCGGCGAGCTTTCGGTTACTACCTGGAGTACATCCTGAAGCGACTCTCGTCCGAACCGAAGCACAGCCACGAAGAGCTCATCATGAAGTTCCTGTATCGCGTCGGCGCCCACATGAAGacgccatttttcttccgcaaTTTCGGCAACAAGGCACTCGGTAAGGACCGTGGCGCAATGGTGGCCAAACAGCTCGGTGACTACCTGCATCTGTACAACAAGGAAACGGAGTCGTACGTCGACGTGTTCGATATTGTCGGCATGCTGCCGATTAAGCTGTTCGATGACTTTCTGGTGCAGGCGAGCGAAGCCGACCTGGAGTCGGTCCTGACGCTACACACGAACCTCTCGCAGCAGATGCCGTTCCTGTACAGCGGATGCTCGACCAGTGTTCCGCCGGCACCGCCTATTCCGGTTGGAGCGCACGGTTTCTTGAAAGCGCTACCGAGCATGGCTCCGGGCGGCGCTAACAAGGAGCTGATCCGATTGGATCCTTTCTATCGGCGCGTCGAGAGCCGGCTTCCGCTGGGGGCTCGCGTTAGTGGTCTCGCTGAAGCGCGAGGAATCGGTGGCGTCGGGGAATCTAAGGCCTCCGCGCGGCTTTCgccgatgaagaagaaacctCCAATCGGAAGCATGGTGAAGTCGTCCCGGGAGCGTGAGCAACGCTCGAATTGGCTCTACTAA